The following proteins come from a genomic window of Anopheles ziemanni chromosome 3, idAnoZiCoDA_A2_x.2, whole genome shotgun sequence:
- the LOC131288858 gene encoding keratin-associated protein 19-2 translates to MKSFIALFFVLAVAAVYGAEESKVTEKRGIGYGGLGYGYSGYPGLAGHGYYGGLGGYGYGHGLGYGSGLGYGSSLGYYGSYPGYGAHSGYYGGYTGGYSGYPYGLGYGLH, encoded by the exons ATGAAGTCCTTC ATTGCTCTGTTCTTCGTCCTGGCCGTCGCCGCCGTCTACGGTGCTGAGGAGTCGAAGGTGACCGAGAAGCGTGGAATCGGCTACGGTGGACTCGGCTACGGATACTCCGGCTACCCGGGTCTGGCCGGACACGGCTACTACGGCGGACTGGGCGGATACGGATACGGTCACGGACTCGGCTACGGCTCGGGTCTCGGATACGGATCCAGCCTCGGCTACTACGGCTCGTACCCGGGCTATGGCGCGCACTCCGGATACTACGGTGGCTACACCGGTGGATACTCCGGCTACCCGTACGGTCTCGGCTACGGACTTCACTAA
- the LOC131286531 gene encoding eukaryotic translation initiation factor 3 subunit F, with protein MSTINLPLNLTVRVHPVVLFQIVDAYERRNNDSERVIGTLLGSTDKGVVEVTNCFCLPHKEHTDQVEAELGYASDLYELNQRVNASENVVGWWATGQEVTNHSSVIHEYYARECTNPIHLTLDTSLTGARMGIKAYVCVSLGVPSGKSGCMFTPINVEVTSYEPEVVGLQLCMKTIGLQTSANRPRTVSPMLDLAQVTEASGKLLTLLGEVLAYVEDVLSEKQQPDNTVGRALLDLIHSVPNMSGDQFAQMFNSNVKDLLMVVTLSQLIKTQLQLNERLTSLTSFLN; from the exons ATGTCGACGATTAATTTGCCACTGAATTTAACCGTGCGGGTACATCCGGTAGTGCTGTTCCAGATTGTGGATGCCTACGAAAGACGAAACAATGACTCGGAGCGTGTTATCGGCACGCTGCTCG GTTCCACCGACAAGGGTGTCGTAGAGGTGACCAATTGCTTCTGCTTGCCGCACAAGGAGCATACGGATCAGGTGGAAGCTGAGCTAGGCTACGCAAGCGATCTGTATGAGTTGAATCAGCGGGTAAATGCGTCCGAGAATGTTGTGG GATGGTGGGCAACCGGCCAGGAAGTGACGAACCATAGCTCGGTCATCCACGAGTACTATGCGCGTGAGTGCACGAATCCGATCCATCTGACGCTGGACACTTCGCTGACGGGCGCCCGGATGGGTATCAAGGCGTACGTTTGTGTGTCGCTCGGCGTACCGAGTGGCAAGAGTGGCTGCATGTTCACGCCCATCAACGTGGAAGTGACCAGTTACGAGCCGGAGGTGGTGGGCTTGCAGCTGTGCATGAAAACAATCGGACTGCAGACCAGTGCCAACCGTCCGCGCACCGTTTCGCCGATGCTCGACCTGGCGCAGGTTACCGAAGCCTCGGGCAAGCTGCTGACACTGCTCGGGGAGGTGCTGGCGTACGTGGAGGATGTGCTGAGCGAGAAGCAGCAGCCCGACAATACGGTCGGCCGGGCACTGTTGGACCTGATTCACTCGGTGCCGAACATGAGCGGAGATCAATTTGCGCAAATGTTCAACTCGAACGTCAAGGATTTGTTGATGGTGGTCACGTTGTCTCAGCTAATTAAAACTCAACTGCAACTTAATGAACGACTAACGTCACTCACATCGTTCCTCAACTGA
- the LOC131289275 gene encoding autophagy-related protein 9A, which produces MTSNRQYDTKTYDTLTNQDTNPFAGDKPPGSPTIEEEDTPQVIHVVPETSKARWNHIEDLDSFFTRVYTYHQKHGFYVMMLQKLFELFQFVFVVVLITYMFNCISYETLFRDKIIENETKVSLSDAMISMPECAATLGGFQWLALLLAGLFWMFRLFKFFYQFFQFWDIKMFYNTALKIDDADLDNLTWHEVQKCIREVQSEIQMSINKEQLTELDIYHRILRFKNYMVAMMNKSLLPATTKLPLLGNVVLMSQALRYNIGLILFWGPWSPFENNWHLREEYKRPSMRSELAAKLSKQILWVAIANLALSPFIFLCQLMYFFFNYADLIKKEPGTLGIRCWSQYGKLYLRHFNELDHELDARLTRAYRPAVKYMNSFSSPLLTVIARNIAFDAGGVASLILLLAVYDEDVFQVQHVFTLFTVLGMISVVARSLIPDENMVWCPEQLLRNVLAHVHYLPATWRGHAHSSHVRDQFELFFQLKIMYILNELFSPLVAPFVLLYDLRPKSQQLVDFFRNFTVDVIGVGDVCSFAQMDVRKHGNPNWQVPVVADDKDSESETPLITPTSDPGGPAPAIGTGGRPAPPLGATPYNQGEHGKIELSLVHFTLTNPTWQMPPEAKQFVQGIKRHALQDLNRQRGMMLGLHNPTAMGQSLLSMESMGAEYSSIIQPILQTHNLSNSQHLGLSMHLGGFGSPIPPMTPMGAAVHQPPAVHLPPQQLQQQQQQQSHYHFSPPSYDFERMLQQNLTDASTVVPPMPTRSTFLADINENDDENAGMGGPSMEPPPSVGAGRMQGGDPEVEASRYGATPALGGEGMIFSTRGGMSRREGPASGSRNGLLSSLYGDMPAYVQAPHEFTTADMCLSTLYLHELHHNHLRRQGASLQLDMDAPPPGAFHRPSGGGAAGRFLGVGNIRPFGSVVQPSLVSHPLRTIAPGIIGTGAGGGTAGPSSSSSSSAAAAERTPLLGGKKS; this is translated from the exons ATGACATCGAACAGGCAGTACGACACCAAAACCTACGACACGCTAACGAACCAGGACACGAACCCGTTCGCCGGCGACAAACCGCCGGGATCGCCCACGATCGAGGAGGAGGACACACCGCAGGTGATCCACGTTGTACCGGAAACGAGCAAAG CACGATGGAACCACATAGAAGATTTGGATTCGTTTTTCACCCGGGTCTACACTTACCATCAAAAGCACGGTTTCTACGTGATGATGCTGCAGAAGCTGTTCGAACTGTTTCAGTTTGTGTTCGTGGTTGTGCTGATCACGTACATGTTCAACTGCATCAGCTATGAGACTCTTTTCCG TGACAAGAtcatagaaaatgaaacaaaagtgtCCCTAAGCGATGCCATGATAAGCATGCCGGAGTGTGCCGCCACACTCGGTGGATTCCAGTGGCTGGCGTTGCTGCTGGCCGGActgttttggatgtttcggtTGTTCAAATTTTTCTACCAATTCTTTCAATTTTGGgacattaaaatgttttacaatACGGCGCTGAAAATCGATGAT GCTGACCTGGACAATCTCACCTGGCACGAGGTGCAAAAGTGCATTCGGGAGGTGCAATCCGAGATACAGATGAGTATCAACAAGGAGCAACTGACTGAGCTAGATATTTACCATAGAATCTTAAG GTTTAAAAACTACATGGTAGCCATGATGAACAAATCGCTGCTACCAGCCACGACCAAGCTGCCATTACTAGGAAACGTAGTACTAATGAGTCAAGCGTTACGCTACAACATAGGATTAATTCTATTCT GGGGGCCATGGTCGCCGTTCGAAAACAACTGGCATCTGCGGGAGGAGTACAAGCGGCCCAGCATGCGCTCCGAGTTGGCCGCGAAACTGTCCAAACAAATCCTCTGGGTTGCCATAGCCAACCTCGCCCTATCACCGTTCATCTTCCTCTGCCAGCTGATGTACTTCTTTTTCAATTATGCCGAC CTGATCAAAAAAGAACCCGGCACGCTCGGCATTCGATGCTGGTCTCAGTACGGGAAGCTCTACCTGCGCCACTTCAACGAGCTCGATCACGAGCTGGACGCCCGACTTACGCGTGCCTACCGACCGGCAGTGAAGTATATGAATTCGTTCTCTTCCCCACTGCTGACCGTTATCGCTAG AAACATTGCCTTCGATGCGGGTGGCGTAGCATCGCTTATTTTGCTGTTGGCCGTGTACGACGAGGATGTATTTCAGGTGCAACACGTGTTTACACTCTTCACCGTCCTGGGAATGATCAGCGTGGTCGCAAG ATCGCTCATCCCGGATGAAAATATGGTCTGGTGTCCGGAGCAGCTGCTAAGAAACGTGCTGGCGCACGTACACTACCTTCCGGCGACATGGCGTGGCCACGCGCACTCTTCACACGTGCGAGATCAATTTGAGTTGTTTTTCCAACTGAAAATT ATGTACATATTGAACGAACTGTTCAGCCCATTAGTGGCCCCGTTTGTGCTGCTGTACGATCTCCGCCCGAAATCACAGCAGCTGGTCGATTTCTTCCGCAACTTTACCGTGGACGTCATCGGGGTGGGCGACGTTTGCTCGTTCGCCCAGATGGACGTACGGAAGCATGGCAATCCAAACTGGCAGGTGCCGGTCGTGGCGGACGACAAGGATAGCGAAAGTGAAACGCCTCTCATCACGCCCACATCGGATCCGGGAGGACCGGCGCCAGCAATCGGTACCGGTGGTCGTCCCGCACCGCCGCTCGGTGCCACGCCGTACAATCAGGGCGAACATGGCAAGATCGAGCTGTCCCTCGTACACTTCACGCTCACCAATCCCACCTGGCAGATGCCACCGGAAGCGAAACAATTCGTGCAGGGCATAAAACGTCACGCGCTGCAAGACCTGAACCGCCAGCGGGGTATGATGCTCGGGCTGCACAACCCCACCGCCATGGGACAGAGTCTGCTATCGATGGAGAGCATGGGTGCGGAGTATTCCTCCATCATTCAGCCGATCCTGCAGACGCACAATCTGTCCAACTCGCAGCATCTGGGACTTTCGATGCATCTCGGTGGGTTCGGTTCGCCCATACCTCCGATGACACCGATGGGTGCTGCGGTTCACCAACCCCCGGCCGTACACCTCCCTCCGCAGCaactgcaacagcagcagcagcagcaatctcACTACCATTTTTCGCCACCGTCGTACGACTTTGAGCGGATGCTGCAGCAAAATCTGACCGACGCCAGCACGGTGGTACCACCGATGCCCACGCGGAGCACCTTCCTGGCCGACATCAATGAGAACGATGACGAGAATGCGGGCATGGGTGGTCCCTCGATGGAACCACCACCGTCGGTCGGAGCTGGTCGCATGCAAGGTGGCGATCCGGAAGTGGAAGCGAGTCGCTACGGAGCGACACCGGCGTTGGGTGGAGAGGGGATGATTTTCAGCACGCGCGGAGGCATGTCGCGTCGCGAAGGTCCTGCTAGTGGCTCCCGCAATGGGCTGCTGTCGAG TCTCTACGGTGATATGCCGGCGTATGTGCAGGCACCGCACGAATTTACGACCGCCGACATGTGTCTTAGTACGTTGTACCTGCACGAGTTGCATCACAATCAT CTGCGACGTCAAGGTGCTAGCTTGCAGCTTGACATGGACGCACCGCCACCGGGCGCCTTCCATCGACCGTCGGGCGGCGGTGCGGCTGGCCGCTTCCTGGGAGTGGGCAATATTCGCCCGTTCGGCTCGGTAGTCCAGCCATCGCTAGTCAGCCACCCGTTGCGCACGATCGCGCCGGGCATCATCGGTACGGGTGCCGGTGGAGGAACCGCAGGGCCATCGAGctcttcatcgtcgtcggcggCAGCGGCCGAACGGACGCCACTGCTCGGAGGCAAAAAGTCATAG